In Rhodococcus sp. OK302, one genomic interval encodes:
- a CDS encoding DoxX family protein, with the protein MNSSIARDLGTLIARIGLGIIFIAHGWQKFFTYKIAGTQAAFEGMGAPLPKVSAVVAATVELGGGILLIAGVLTPLVGALLFLDMVGAFFIVHSGNGIFVDKGGYELVLALGVGTLLIATIGAGRISVDGLIGKGDGWLKPAA; encoded by the coding sequence ATGAATTCGTCGATTGCTCGTGACCTCGGAACGCTGATCGCTCGTATCGGCCTCGGCATCATCTTCATTGCCCATGGTTGGCAGAAATTCTTCACCTACAAGATCGCCGGAACCCAGGCGGCATTCGAAGGCATGGGCGCACCGCTGCCCAAGGTGTCCGCGGTAGTTGCGGCCACTGTCGAACTCGGCGGGGGAATCCTGCTCATTGCCGGCGTCCTGACCCCGCTCGTCGGCGCACTCCTGTTTCTCGACATGGTGGGAGCCTTCTTCATCGTCCATTCGGGCAACGGCATTTTTGTCGACAAGGGTGGCTACGAACTGGTGCTCGCATTGGGCGTCGGAACGCTCTTGATCGCGACGATCGGGGCCGGACGCATCAGCGTCGACGGATTGATCGGCAAAGGCGACGGCTGGCTGAAACCTGCAGCATAA
- a CDS encoding SDR family oxidoreductase — MPVRSLEGKKCLITGAGSGIGRATAITAGAAGAELFLTDINRSGLDETVEAISSAGGTVSVAQAFDISDYEAVKQFGAQVAEQFGSMDVVMNIAGISAWGTIENLEHRHWRSMVEVNLMGPIHIMETFIPPMISAGRGGHLVNVSSAAGLLALPWHAAYSASKFGLRGVSEVLRFDLKRHGIGVSLVVPGGVKTPLVGTVEIAGIDRDDPRVQRLVHRFEKRAVTPEKVASCIVAGVQKNRYLVYTSNDIRFGYWWARKFSPPYEFVMQKANDQFGKLLRRP, encoded by the coding sequence ATGCCGGTAAGGTCGCTCGAAGGAAAGAAGTGCCTGATCACAGGTGCCGGTAGCGGAATTGGTCGGGCAACTGCTATTACTGCGGGCGCGGCGGGTGCCGAATTGTTTCTGACCGATATCAATAGGTCCGGCCTGGACGAGACCGTCGAAGCTATCAGCTCTGCCGGCGGCACGGTCAGCGTTGCGCAGGCGTTCGACATTTCCGATTACGAAGCAGTGAAACAGTTCGGCGCGCAGGTGGCAGAGCAGTTCGGCTCGATGGATGTCGTGATGAATATTGCGGGCATCTCTGCTTGGGGAACTATCGAGAATCTCGAGCACCGGCATTGGCGCTCCATGGTGGAAGTCAACCTGATGGGTCCGATCCACATCATGGAGACGTTCATCCCGCCCATGATCAGTGCAGGTAGGGGTGGGCACCTGGTCAATGTCTCGTCGGCAGCCGGTCTGCTGGCGCTACCCTGGCATGCGGCGTACAGCGCCAGCAAGTTCGGCCTGCGCGGTGTCTCGGAGGTCTTGCGGTTCGATCTGAAGCGTCATGGCATCGGGGTGAGTCTGGTTGTTCCGGGTGGGGTCAAGACGCCGCTGGTCGGTACCGTCGAGATTGCTGGAATCGACCGAGACGATCCGCGAGTGCAACGACTGGTGCACCGCTTCGAGAAGCGGGCAGTCACACCCGAGAAGGTAGCGTCCTGCATCGTTGCGGGTGTCCAGAAGAATCGCTATCTGGTTTATACGTCGAATGACATTAGATTCGGCTATTGGTGGGCCCGTAAGTTTTCTCCGCCATATGAATTTGTCATGCAGAAAGCGAACGATCAGTTTGGTAAATTGCTACGGCGCCCATGA
- the arsC gene encoding arsenate reductase (glutaredoxin) (This arsenate reductase requires both glutathione and glutaredoxin to convert arsenate to arsenite, after which the efflux transporter formed by ArsA and ArsB can extrude the arsenite from the cell, providing resistance.), which produces MTNMSSATIFHNNRCNTSRTVLALLRERGIEPTVVMYLDNPPTRAELEKLLSDAGLAPSSAVRKRETEYKELGLADASESEILDAMIEHPILIERPFVVTDKGTVLARPADKVEAIL; this is translated from the coding sequence ATGACAAACATGTCCTCCGCAACGATCTTTCACAACAACCGGTGCAACACCTCGCGCACCGTCCTTGCACTCCTGCGCGAACGCGGCATCGAACCGACCGTCGTCATGTACCTCGATAACCCGCCTACCCGCGCAGAGCTGGAAAAACTCCTCTCCGACGCCGGACTCGCCCCCAGCAGCGCAGTTCGCAAGCGCGAAACCGAGTACAAGGAACTCGGACTCGCCGACGCATCCGAGTCCGAGATCCTCGACGCGATGATCGAACACCCGATTCTCATCGAACGCCCCTTTGTCGTCACTGACAAGGGCACCGTCCTCGCCCGGCCGGCTGACAAGGTCGAAGCAATCCTCTGA
- a CDS encoding FABP family protein produces MTTQQQRPEGEPTGVEMLRGRWAGTGSGHFPTIDDFEYSEEIVFAPTPKPFLTYTSRTRGLPDGRPLHMESGYLRPVAGGDVELLVTQPTGFVEIHRGTIEADGTLSLTLLTLAASPDAKPVLDVRRVLRVHNDTLTYDVWMAHDQTPLTHHLHAELQRVTEE; encoded by the coding sequence ATGACGACACAACAGCAGCGACCCGAAGGTGAACCCACAGGAGTGGAGATGCTGCGTGGCCGTTGGGCCGGAACGGGCAGCGGACATTTCCCCACCATCGACGATTTCGAGTATTCCGAGGAAATCGTGTTCGCCCCGACGCCCAAACCGTTTCTGACGTACACCTCGCGAACTCGCGGGCTTCCCGACGGTCGCCCCCTCCACATGGAATCGGGATATCTGCGTCCGGTCGCCGGCGGTGACGTCGAATTGCTGGTCACCCAGCCCACCGGCTTCGTCGAGATCCACCGAGGAACGATCGAGGCCGACGGCACACTCTCGTTGACGTTGCTGACGTTGGCGGCCTCACCGGATGCCAAGCCTGTACTCGACGTACGCCGGGTTCTGCGAGTACACAACGACACACTGACGTACGACGTGTGGATGGCTCACGATCAGACTCCGCTTACACATCACCTGCACGCCGAGTTGCAACGTGTGACGGAGGAATAG
- a CDS encoding SDR family oxidoreductase gives MTEHRSVDERRVAIAGGHGKIAQHLTFLLAGHGDRPVALIRNPAHEGAVRTLGAFPIVVDLESATVDEVAKVLAGADVAVFAAGAGPGSGISRKDTVDRAAAILFADAAEKAGVRRFIQISAMGAGEPAPAGTDDVFAAYLEAKTAAEEDLRGRTELDWTILRPGLLTDDDPSGEVTLAEPPSSRGAVTRADVAAVIEALIDAPASIGKTLVLTSGPDLIRDAVDAL, from the coding sequence ATGACGGAACATCGGAGTGTCGACGAACGACGAGTTGCGATTGCCGGGGGTCACGGCAAGATTGCGCAACACCTGACGTTTCTGCTGGCAGGGCATGGCGATCGGCCGGTTGCGTTGATCCGCAACCCCGCGCATGAAGGTGCCGTGCGGACCTTGGGCGCGTTTCCGATCGTCGTCGATTTGGAATCCGCAACGGTCGACGAGGTGGCAAAGGTGCTTGCCGGGGCCGATGTCGCTGTTTTTGCCGCGGGTGCCGGTCCGGGTAGCGGGATTTCGCGTAAGGACACCGTTGATCGTGCGGCTGCAATCCTCTTTGCCGACGCAGCGGAAAAGGCCGGCGTCCGTAGATTCATCCAGATCAGTGCGATGGGTGCTGGTGAACCGGCTCCGGCCGGGACCGACGACGTATTTGCGGCGTATCTCGAGGCGAAGACGGCTGCCGAGGAAGACTTGCGAGGCCGCACGGAACTGGATTGGACGATACTTCGGCCGGGGTTGCTCACCGACGACGATCCGAGCGGCGAGGTAACGCTGGCGGAGCCGCCGAGCTCACGCGGAGCGGTCACGCGGGCCGATGTGGCTGCGGTGATCGAGGCGTTGATCGACGCGCCCGCGAGTATCGGCAAGACGTTGGTTCTGACGTCCGGTCCGGATCTGATTCGTGATGCGGTTGATGCGCTGTGA
- a CDS encoding helix-turn-helix domain-containing protein — protein MADFAERLNKLFDSVHPPGRKPHTNAEVASALIEDGHQISKPYISQLRSGQRTNPSDETVAAFARFFKVKPDYFFNDIYAAKIDHDLELLAQLQGYGLRRLSSRAFDLSEESQNLLTTMAEKLRASEGLPEVPPDASR, from the coding sequence ATGGCTGACTTTGCAGAACGATTGAACAAACTGTTCGACAGTGTCCATCCTCCGGGGCGCAAGCCTCACACCAACGCTGAGGTTGCCTCCGCGTTGATCGAGGACGGCCACCAGATTTCCAAGCCCTACATCTCACAGCTCCGATCGGGACAGCGCACGAACCCGTCGGACGAGACTGTCGCTGCTTTTGCGCGCTTCTTCAAGGTGAAGCCGGACTACTTCTTCAACGACATCTACGCCGCGAAGATCGATCACGACCTCGAACTGCTTGCGCAGCTCCAGGGCTACGGTCTGCGTCGACTGTCGAGCCGAGCATTCGACCTGTCCGAAGAATCGCAGAACCTTCTCACAACGATGGCCGAGAAGCTTCGCGCAAGTGAAGGACTGCCTGAAGTTCCACCAGACGCATCACGCTGA
- the arcA gene encoding arginine deiminase: MNGSGSVPLGVDSEVGRLRSVILHRPGDELKRLTPRNNDQLLFDGLPWVDRAQDEHDQFAAVLRERGVEVLLLADLLTEALSVSGAARIQGIAAAVDTRRIGHALGQHLSSYLRSVPPAELSSILTAGMTFDELPVDATSTSLVRRMHHGGDFVIDPLPNLLFTRDSSFWIRSRVVITSLALSARARESSITDLVYAHHPRFRGVRRAYESHTAPVEGGDVLLLSPGVIAVGVGERTSPAGAEALARSVFDDELAHTVLVVPIEQRRASMHLDTVCTMVETDAVVMYPAIQDTLSAFTIRREDNGVSIRGADPFLEAAADAMGIAKLRVIDTGLDTVTAEREQWDDGNNTLAIEPGVVIAYERNVETNARLEASGIEVLRIAGSELGSGRGGPRCMSCPIARDPL, translated from the coding sequence ATGAACGGTTCTGGATCCGTCCCGCTCGGCGTCGACTCCGAGGTTGGCAGGCTGCGGTCGGTCATTCTTCATCGCCCCGGCGACGAATTGAAACGGTTGACTCCACGGAACAACGATCAACTGCTGTTCGACGGTTTGCCGTGGGTGGATCGAGCGCAAGACGAACATGACCAGTTCGCGGCGGTATTGCGGGAACGTGGCGTCGAAGTGCTGCTGCTCGCAGACCTGCTCACCGAGGCATTGTCCGTGAGCGGCGCGGCCCGGATCCAAGGTATTGCTGCGGCAGTCGATACGCGCAGGATCGGGCACGCCCTGGGGCAGCATCTGTCGTCGTATCTACGTAGCGTTCCGCCTGCCGAGTTGTCATCGATCCTGACGGCAGGCATGACGTTCGACGAGTTGCCGGTCGATGCGACGTCGACCTCGCTGGTACGGCGGATGCACCATGGTGGGGATTTTGTGATCGACCCCTTGCCGAACCTACTGTTCACCCGAGACTCGTCGTTCTGGATCCGCTCGCGAGTAGTCATCACGTCCCTCGCGCTCTCGGCCAGAGCGCGGGAGTCCTCGATCACGGACCTTGTGTACGCGCATCATCCGCGGTTCCGCGGCGTGCGAAGGGCCTACGAATCACATACGGCTCCGGTCGAGGGCGGCGACGTCCTGCTGCTTTCGCCCGGTGTGATTGCCGTCGGCGTCGGGGAGCGTACTTCGCCGGCCGGTGCGGAAGCATTGGCGCGCAGCGTGTTCGACGACGAACTGGCGCATACGGTGCTGGTGGTTCCGATCGAGCAGCGCCGGGCGTCGATGCATCTCGACACGGTATGCACCATGGTGGAGACCGATGCGGTGGTTATGTATCCGGCAATTCAGGATACGTTGTCGGCCTTCACTATTCGACGTGAAGACAACGGTGTCAGTATTCGTGGCGCGGACCCCTTCCTCGAGGCAGCCGCCGACGCCATGGGGATCGCGAAGCTGCGGGTCATCGATACCGGGCTCGACACGGTGACTGCGGAACGTGAGCAGTGGGACGACGGAAACAACACTCTTGCAATCGAACCTGGTGTGGTGATCGCGTACGAGCGAAACGTGGAAACCAACGCTCGTTTGGAGGCGTCGGGGATCGAGGTGCTGCGGATCGCGGGTTCGGAGCTGGGATCAGGTCGGGGCGGTCCCCGGTGTATGTCCTGCCCGATCGCCCGCGATCCGTTGTGA
- a CDS encoding GntR family transcriptional regulator has translation MTNIAIDHSSSVAPYDQLRQQIIEEVQSGGLIAGAKIPTVRALASDLGLAANTVAKAYRVLGEQGVIETRGKQGTFIASGTDPVRARAEQEATSFVKSVRALGYSNNEIVEMVEAALRGA, from the coding sequence ATGACGAATATCGCAATCGATCACAGTTCGTCTGTTGCCCCGTACGACCAACTGCGGCAACAGATTATCGAGGAAGTTCAGTCCGGAGGGTTGATTGCCGGGGCCAAGATCCCGACGGTTCGGGCCCTGGCGTCGGACTTGGGGCTAGCGGCCAATACCGTCGCGAAGGCGTATCGAGTGCTCGGTGAGCAAGGAGTGATCGAGACCCGAGGGAAGCAGGGCACGTTTATCGCTTCAGGGACGGATCCCGTGCGGGCTCGGGCGGAGCAGGAAGCGACGTCTTTCGTGAAAAGTGTGAGGGCGCTCGGGTATTCGAACAACGAGATCGTGGAAATGGTGGAGGCAGCATTGAGGGGTGCGTGA
- a CDS encoding DUF2505 domain-containing protein, with product MSKGFRYGIEFRYPVAEVHATLTDPRYWKVRLGELYSSADIEVGDGSISVSVAEDLDSSALPGLVSKLAPDRLGVERADRWGPLAGGRADGSVTGTAHGLPIRIEANLELAESAQSHAVLNVVGSAEVKIPVLGGQIEKLVKKMVEDLLHRDRDAVEAFLADQRDFDQRDSEQVD from the coding sequence ATGTCCAAGGGGTTTCGATACGGCATCGAATTTCGCTATCCGGTGGCGGAAGTTCACGCGACTTTGACAGATCCAAGATATTGGAAGGTTCGACTCGGCGAGCTGTATTCGAGTGCCGACATCGAGGTTGGCGACGGTTCGATCAGCGTGTCGGTTGCCGAAGACCTCGATTCGTCGGCACTTCCCGGATTGGTGTCGAAACTGGCGCCCGATCGGCTCGGCGTCGAGCGAGCCGATCGGTGGGGACCGTTGGCGGGAGGCCGAGCGGATGGTTCCGTGACGGGAACCGCTCACGGGCTGCCGATTCGGATCGAAGCGAACCTCGAACTGGCGGAATCGGCGCAGTCACACGCAGTCCTCAACGTCGTGGGCAGCGCGGAGGTGAAGATTCCCGTCCTCGGTGGCCAGATCGAGAAACTCGTGAAAAAGATGGTCGAGGACCTTCTCCATCGGGATCGCGACGCAGTGGAAGCATTCCTCGCCGATCAGCGTGACTTCGACCAGCGTGACTCGGAACAGGTCGACTGA